From Nematostella vectensis chromosome 14, jaNemVect1.1, whole genome shotgun sequence, a single genomic window includes:
- the LOC5499800 gene encoding short-chain collagen C4, with amino-acid sequence MGGYKKEQKTRTGQTHRKVPTDRRFAYLASSQSRGYRRVMKMPLCTRITVLLFVALCATVLVAEKDGMEDQGLRTREQADELERRGIPTNAELNNRLESIEKEMKALLSGGATVPWLRGRDGKDGKPGLNGRDGRDGKPGRDGKDGKPGLNGPKGAPGAQGGTGARGPPGPRGSSGVQYVRWGKTSCPGSALLVYKGRVGGEWHDHPGGAAEYVCLPETPQYINFTPGHQHSGYMYGAEYKVHDRSPFTRGKALYDHDVPCAVCYVPSRSTQLMIPAVARCPAGWSREYYGYLMTSHAFHKHSSQFVCVDHDAEYVPGTSPNHNGALLYPVEGRCGSLPCAPYVDGYELTCVVCTK; translated from the exons ATGGGCGGGTATAAGAAGGAGCAAAAAACAAGAACAGGTCAGACTCACCGTAAAGTTCCTACTGACAGGAGGTTTGCATATCTTGCAAGTAGTCAGTCGAGAGGTTATCGCCGAGTGATGAAGATGCCCCTGTGTACTCGTATCACTGTGCTGTTGTTTGTGGCGCTCTGTGCTACCGTACTAGTGGCTGAGAAAGATGGAATGGAGGACCAGGGACTGAGGACTCGGGAACAGGCTGATGAGTTAGAGCGACGTGGCATTCCCACCAACGCAGAACTCAATAACAGACTGGAAAGCATCGAGAAAGA AATGAAAGCCCTTCTCTCAGGCGGAGCAACAGTCCCATGGCTTCGAG ggAGAGACGGAAAGGACGGGAAACCGGGTCTGAACG GTAGAGATGGTCGTGATGGAAAACCAG GGAGAGACGGAAAGGACGGAAAACCAGGACTGAATG GTCCAAAGGGAGCGCCCGGTGCTCAGGGAGGGACTGGTGCGAGGGGTCCCCCCGGTCCCAGGGGGTCCTCTGGTGTACAGTACGTGCGATGGGGGAAGACCTCGTGCCCAGGCTCCGCGCTGCTCGTCTACAAAG GGCGTGTCGGCGGGGAGTGGCATGATCACCCTGGAGGTGCGGCAGAGTACGTGTGTCTCCCCGAGACCCCCCAGTACATAAACTTCACCCCGGGACATCAGCACAGCGGCTACATGTACGGCGCCGAGTATAAAGTCCATGACCGCAGCCCCTTCACACGTGGAAAAGCCCTTTATGACCACGATGTCCCGTGCGCCGTGTGTTACGTCCCGTCCCGCAGCACCCAGCTCATGATACCCGCAGTCGCCCGCTGTCCCGCGGGATGGTCCCGCGAGTACTACGGCtacctgatgacgtcacacgcCTTTCACAAGCACTCAAGTCAGTTCGTGTGCGTGGATCACGATGCCGAGTATGTCCCGGGTACTAGCCCTAACCATAACGGAGCCCTGCTGTACCCCGTGGAGGGGAGGTGTGGGTCACTACCGTGTGCCCCGTATGTAGATGGGTATGAGCTGACATGCGTAGTCTGCACCAAGTGA
- the LOC125559907 gene encoding short-chain collagen C4-like, protein MGGYKKEQKTRTGQNHRKVPTDRRFEYLASSQSRGYRRVMKMPLCTRITVLLFVALCATVLVAEKDGMEDQGLRTREQADELERRGIPTNAELNNRLESIEKEMKALLSGGATVPWLRGRDGKDGKPGLNGRDGRDGKPGRDGKDGNSGLNGPKGAPGAQGGTGARGPPGPRGSSGVQYVRWGKTSCPGSALLVYKGRVGGEWLDHPGGAAEYVCLPETPQYINFTPGHQISGYMYGAEYQVSDRSPFTRGKALHDHDVPCAVCYVPSRSTQLMIPAVARCPAGWSREYYGYLMTSYAFHKHSSQFVCVDHDAEYVPGTSPDHNGALLYPVEGRCGSLPCAPYVDGYELTCVVCTK, encoded by the exons ATGGGCGGGTATAAGAAGGAGCAAAAAACAAGAACAGGTCAGAATCACCGTAAAGTTCCTACTGACAGGAGGTTTGAATATCTTGCAAGTAGTCAGTCGAGAGGTTATCGCCGAGTGATGAAGATGCCCCTGTGTACTCGTATCACTGTGCTGTTGTTTGTGGCGCTCTGTGCTACCGTACTAGTGGCTGAGAAAGATGGAATGGAGGACCAGGGACTGAGGACTCGGGAACAGGCTGATGAGTTAGAGCGACGTGGCATTCCCACCAACGCAGAACTCAATAACAGACTGGAAAGCATCGAGAAAGA AATGAAAGCCCTTCTCTCAGGCGGAGCAACAGTCCCATGGCTTCGAG ggAGAGACGGAAAGGACGGGAAACCGGGTCTGAACG GTAGAGATGGTCGTGATGGAAAACCAG GGAGAGACGGAAAGGACGGAAATTCAGGACTGAATG GTCCAAAGGGAGCGCCCGGTGCTCAGGGAGGGACTGGTGCGAGGGGTCCCCCCGGTCCCAGGGGGTCCTCTGGTGTACAGTACGTGCGATGGGGGAAGACCTCGTGCCCAGGCTCCGCGCTGCTCGTCTACAAAG GGCGTGTCGGCGGGGAGTGGCTTGATCACCCTGGAGGTGCGGCAGAGTACGTGTGTCTCCCCGAGACCCCCCAGTACATAAACTTCACCCCGGGACATCAGATCAGCGGCTACATGTACGGCGCCGAGTATCAAGTCAGTGACCGCAGCCCCTTCACACGTGGAAAAGCCCTACATGACCACGATGTCCCGTGCGCCGTGTGTTACGTCCCGTCCCGCAGCACCCAGCTCATGATACCCGCAGTCGCCCGCTGTCCCGCGGGATGGTCCCGCGAGTACTACGGCTacctgatgacgtcatacgCCTTTCACAAGCACTCAAGTCAGTTCGTGTGCGTGGATCACGATGCCGAGTATGTCCCGGGTACTAGCCCTGACCATAACGGAGCACTGCTGTACCCCGTGGAGGGGAGGTGTGGGTCACTACCGTGTGCCCCGTATGTAGATGGGTATGAGCTGACATGCGTAGTCTGCACCAAGTGA